From a single Aspergillus puulaauensis MK2 DNA, chromosome 2, nearly complete sequence genomic region:
- a CDS encoding mitochondrial 54S ribosomal protein uL6m (COG:J;~EggNog:ENOG410PNE9;~InterPro:IPR020040,IPR019906,IPR036789,IPR000702, IPR002358;~PFAM:PF00347;~go_component: GO:0005840 - ribosome [Evidence IEA];~go_function: GO:0003735 - structural constituent of ribosome [Evidence IEA];~go_function: GO:0019843 - rRNA binding [Evidence IEA];~go_process: GO:0006412 - translation [Evidence IEA]) → MTSFLPQSCFRQLARSPFTKKTPLYPSLLRSQPIQRFSTTPRVQSRVGGAPVSVPPEVSLKFIDLPQTTARGTSQDQAKTAIEVTGPLGQLTLNVPPFLKIAHDESLQKATVEVEDREVAHQRAMWGTTRAHLQNCILGVSEGHICILSLVGVGYRATIESAATTVQAQYPGQQFVSLKAGYSHPIELGIPQGVKASTPQPTRILLQGSDKQVVTQFAAEIREWRKPEPYKGKGIFVNGETVKLKAKKIR, encoded by the exons ATGACGAGTTTCCTACCACAGAGCTGCTTCAGGCAGCTAGCACGGAGTCCTTTCACGAAAAAAACACCCCTTTACCCTTCCTTGCTCCGCTCCCAACCGATACAGCGCTTTTCAACTACACCCCGAGTCCAATCTCGAGTCGGTGGTGCTCCAGTCTCGGTTCCCCCAGAAGTGTCACTAAAGTTCATCGATCTACCTCAGACTACGGCACGGGGTACATCTCAGGACCAAGCGAAAACCGCAATTGAAGTCACGGGACCGTTGG GTCAATTAACGCTGAACGTCCCTCCTTTCCTCAAAATTGCGCACGATGAGAGCCTCCAGAAAGCAACGGTAGAGGTTGAGGACAGGGAAGTTGCGCATCAGCGTGCTATGTGGG GAACCACGCGAGCCCATTTACAAAACTGCATCCTCGGAGTCTCGGAAGGGCATATTTGCATTCTGAGTTTGGTTGGTGTCGGCTACAGGGCTACCATCGAGTCAGCGGCGACCACCGTTCAGGCCCAGTATCCCGGTCAACAATTCGTTTCTCTCAAGGCCGGATACTCACACCCAATTGAACTGGGAATCCCGCAAGGCGTTAAGGCAAGCACGCCCCAGCCGACACGTATTCTTCTGCAGGGCAGTGACAAGCAAGTTGTAACACAATTTGCGGCGGAGATCCGAGAGTGGCGCAAGCCAGAGCCTTACAAGGGCAAGGGTATCTTCGTCAACGGAGAGACGGTCAAgctgaaggcgaagaagattcGATAA
- a CDS encoding 3'(2'),5'-bisphosphate nucleotidase (BUSCO:EOG09262HP3;~COG:F,P;~EggNog:ENOG410PFFG;~InterPro:IPR020550,IPR000760,IPR020583,IPR006239;~PFAM:PF00459;~TransMembrane:1 (i21-39o);~go_function: GO:0008441 - 3'(2'),5'-bisphosphate nucleotidase activity [Evidence IEA];~go_process: GO:0006790 - sulfur compound metabolic process [Evidence IEA];~go_process: GO:0046854 - phosphatidylinositol phosphorylation [Evidence IEA];~go_process: GO:0046855 - inositol phosphate dephosphorylation [Evidence IEA]), which produces MRLWSSKQADPSSTPKSRLPFFSRLVLCSTLALGVGVFLKYRPRFTYNFLLTPQFILSPQPSSHLATMSYERERYIAELAVQRATILTQKVFNEKAKGTVSKDDKSPVTIGDFGAQALIIQAIRKNFPNDEIVAEEEASSLREDKTLSTEIWRLVKDVKLEDAESNEILGGTLPSEESMLDIIDQGKSAGGPKGRIWALDPIDGTKGFLRGGQYAVCLGLLEDGDVKVGAIGCPNLPVDDAATISASVGVDQNSGAGNGVLFSAIKGLGSISRPLKDGVLAESKSISMRPVPDISQAVFCEGVEAGHSAQGDNAAVAQLLGITSPSVRLDSQAKYCSIARGAGDIYLRLPVKKDYQEKIWDHAAGDIIVREAGGQVTDIYGQTLDFSKGRTLAANKGVVAAPKAIQDEVINVVKKVLKL; this is translated from the coding sequence ATGCGTCTTTGGTCTTCAAAGCAGGCTGATCCTTCCTCCACTCCCAAGTCCCGTCTCCCATTTTTCTCCCGACTCGTACTCTGCTCCACTCTTGCACTGGGAGTCGGTGTTTTCCTGAAATATCGTCCACGTTTCACCTATAACTTCCTTCTTACTCCTCAATTCATCCTCTCACCACAGCCATCATCCCACCTCGCAACCATGTCCTACGAACGTGAACGCTATATTGCCGAGCTCGCGGTCCAGCGTGCGACTATCCTCACACAGAAGGTGTTCAAcgagaaggccaagggcACTGTATCAAAAGACGACAAGTCGCCTGTCACTATTGGCGATTTCGGAGCCCAGGCCCTGATTATCCAGGCAATTCGCAAAAACTTCCCCAACGATGAAAttgtcgccgaagaagaggccAGCAGTCTCCGGGAAGATAAGACTTTGAGCACCGAGATCTGGAGACTGGTCAAGGATGTAAAGTTGGAGGACGCTGAGAGCAACGAGATTCTTGGTGGTACCCTACCAAGCGAAGAGAGTATGCTGGACATCATCGATCAGGGAAAGAGTGCCGGTGGCCCCAAGGGTCGTATCTGGGCTCTGGATCCCATTGACGGTACCAAGGGATTCCTCCGAGGCGGTCAATACGCTGTCTGCCTCGGGTTGCTagaggatggcgatgtcaAGGTTGGTGCTATCGGTTGCCCCAATCTTCCGGTGGATGATGCTGCTACCATTTCCGCTTCGGTCGGTGTCGACCAGAACAGTGGGGCAGGCAACGGGGTGCTCTTCTCAGCCATCAAAGGCCTCGGATCGATCAGCAGACCCCTGAAGGACGGTGTTCTTGCTGAAAGCAAGTCTATCTCCATGCGGCCTGTTCCTGATATTTCTCAGGCTGTCTTCTGCGAGGGGGTCGAGGCTGGACACTCTGCTCAGGGTGACAATGCCGCTGTCGCTCAGCTTCTCGGAATTACCTCCCCTAGCGTGCGACTAGATTCGCAGGCCAAGTATTGCTCGATTGCACGCGGAGCAGGTGACATCTATCTCCGACTCCCTGTCAAGAAGGACTACCAGGAGAAGATTTGGGATCACGCTGCTGGTGACATCATTGTTAGAGAGGCCGGTGGCCAAGTGACTGATATCTATGGCCAGACGCTGGACTTCAGTAAGGGCAGAACCTTGGCTGCCAACAAGGGAGTTGTGGCTGCTCCCAAGGCTATCCAAGACGAAGTCATCAACGTCGTCAAGAAGGTTTTGAAGCTCTGA
- the LSB5_1 gene encoding LSB5 family protein (BUSCO:EOG09262YQG;~COG:U;~EggNog:ENOG410PGIX;~InterPro:IPR038425,IPR002014,IPR044103,IPR008942;~PFAM:PF00790;~go_process: GO:0006886 - intracellular protein transport [Evidence IEA];~go_process: GO:0006897 - endocytosis [Evidence IEA];~go_process: GO:0007015 - actin filament organization [Evidence IEA]): MFHSTKPYSAVTVQIEVLTSEQYEVEDSSGIVDLIEAIRIQASGPTEASRALRKKLKYGNIHRQLRALTILDFLIQNAGDRFHREFADEPLLERLRIAATDSISDPLVKEKCKQLFGQWAVSYKGTPGMERIAGLYRQLPKRKQPANQAKAKVLRDLDKSSEPQIGHSVSVSSGNGPATVLSSPKHKHSASKALKKEKKEKKLHSRSFNFEKEKPEMLQTLASSSVASTNLLNALKRVNRETHRVSEDAEVLNRFETCKQLRRQILRYIQHVESEEYLGSLIHSNEELVSALMAFEVLDKSLDYDSDSDQDVLESGWTPDHEVNESFAGLAINPPKPPRPNRPLSVAVPSPSTHGPRYSSESESDFEPDDDDEDNPFGDRNAILTPAVDTFGRTVKEV, encoded by the exons ATGTTCCACTCAACG AAACCATATTCGGCCGTTACGGTACAAATAGAGGTTCTTACCAGCGAGCAATATGAGGTAGAAGACTCGAGTGGTATTGTCGATCTTATTGAGGCCATCCGTATACAAGCCAGCGGTCCTACAGAGGCCTCCCGCGCCCTCCGCAAGAAGCT GAAATACGGCAACATTCACCGTCAATTACGAGCCCTTACGATCCTTGACTTCTTAATCCAAAATGCCGGTGATCGCTTCCACCGGGAATTCGCGGACGAGCCATTGCTGGAACGATTGCGAATCGCAGCCACGGATTCAATTTCCGACCCATTGGTTAAAGAGAAATGCAAGCAGCTGTTTGGACAATGGGCAGTCTCATATAAGGGTACTCCCGGAATGGAACGGATTGCTGGATTATACAGGCAGCTCCCGAAACGAAAGCAACCAGCGAACCAAGCGAAGGCCAAGGTTCTGCGCGATTTGGACAAGTCCTCTGAGCCTCAAATAGGACACTCGGTGTCAGTTTCTTCCGGCAACGGACCTGCAACCGTACTCAGCAGCCCAAAACACAAGCATTCAGCCAGCAAAGCactgaagaaagagaaaaaggaaaagaagctaCACAGCCGTTCGTTCAACTTCGAAAAAGAGAAGCCGGAAATGCTTCAAACTTTAGCTTCCTCCTCAGTTGCTAGTACAAATCTTCTTAACGCTCTCAAACGCGTGAATCGAGAAACGCACAGGGTAagcgaggatgcagaggtACTGAACAGATTCGAGACTTGCAAGCAATTGCGGCGCCAAATTCTGCGATACATTCAACATGTTGAGAGTGAGGAATACCTGGGCAGTCTGATTCATTCGAACGAGGAGTTGGTTTCAGCCTTGATGGCCTTCGAGGTTCTGGACAAGAGCTTGGACTACGACAGTGATAGCGACCAAGATGTTCTCGAGAGCGGCTGGACTCCTGATCACGAAGTCAATGAGTCCTTTGCTGGGCTGGCTATCAACCCTCCCAAGCCGCCTCGCCCTAATCGACCATTGAGCGTCGCGGTGCCTTCACCATCGACACACGGACCAAGATATTCCAGCGAGAGTGAATCAGACTTTGAGCctgatgacgacgacgaggacaatCCGTTTGGGGATAGGAATGCAATTTTGACGCCTGCGGTGGACACCTTTGGTCGAACTGT GAAGGAAGTCTAG
- the LSB5_2 gene encoding ubiquitin-like protein HUB1 (COG:U;~EggNog:ENOG410PGIX;~InterPro:IPR039732,IPR029071;~go_process: GO:0006464 - cellular protein modification process [Evidence IEA]) — protein MPDSPREERRRSRSRSPPRRPKAHGGFRWKDKRSANNDTQNEGDARLERGYRNRSPRRPHDRERERDRGGDRDRYRGEYRDRERGGDRDRSDYRDNRDRDRPRERSRDRDRDRDQRPKEKKEKKEKKPKPAPVGGGEAMIIVHVNDRLGTKAAIPCLPSDTVGNFKALVAAHIGREPHEILLKRQGERPFKDFISLADYSIGNGVQLDLEVGTGD, from the coding sequence ATGCCCGACTCTCCCCGCGAGGAGCGCCGGCGCTCACGTTCACGCTCGCCGCCTCGCCGCCCAAAAGCCCACGGAGGTTTTCGCTGGAAAGACAAGCGCAGCGCAAACAACGACACTCAAAATGAAGGTGATGCACGCCTAGAGCGGGGTTATCGGAATCGCTCTCCCCGAAGACCGCATGatcgagagcgagagcgagatcGTGGTGGTGATCGTGACCGGTACAGAGGCGAATATCGAGACCGAGAACGGGGTGGAGATCGGGACCGCAGCGATTACCGCGATAACCGAGACAGGGACAGACCTAGAGAGAGGAgccgtgaccgtgaccgtgaccgcgACCAGCGCcccaaagaaaagaaagagaagaaggagaagaagcccaagcccGCGcccgtcggcggcggcgaagcaATGATAATCGTGCACGTCAACGACCGTCTAGGAACGAAAGCTGCGATTCCTTGTCTGCCCTCCGACACGGTAGGGAACTTCAAGGCCCTTGTCGCTGCGCATATTGGACGTGAACCGCATGAGATTCTGCTTAAGAGGCAGGGAGAGCGGCCGTTTAAGGATTTTATTTCGTTGGCGGATTATAGTATTGGAAATGGGGTACAGTTGGATTTGGAGGTCGGAACTGGGGATTAA
- a CDS encoding uncharacterized protein (COG:D,P;~EggNog:ENOG410PGV0;~InterPro:IPR036551,IPR003382;~PFAM:PF02441;~go_function: GO:0003824 - catalytic activity [Evidence IEA]) — MAVGFQMHSTVPPSGTSNTESKSAEVSEMDIDEDPVEKVFETSNDAGISAKDAPKHENVSLATRRKRLLISTDSEFVDNVLPSLVQHPGIEVRFITDEPFALLSGTNKVPHYMDTVDGKTFEKEIGARRWLKAKAAELCEWADLLLVAPVDAGTLGSMLSGLTNTLTLALLRGWMSTKPVILIPGMTISEWEHPLTERQLQEVHRFWPWIDLVSPVLWKYNAPEELIQLPWSGLKELHELIEKTLTLSLSQPIPITVETIKSTAPQDDDPLEKSLPDNNLSLPSQTPLLRSNIAEKKDTPSLPLELWLNVFEDQLHDWEIAKAVGIPAKLSVPKEWQSHLLKMSAPASLEYTILRGSLAAIKKRIDSLPRWKPLSDLACHLIFKFSRTDILSHLTENHLDLLWTTSRLTNIPYRASAIYGNPKILTWWRDAPALPNKEYIADSMDGASRAGFIDVLEWWRTSGLELRYTERALESASAEGRVDVLNWWKKAAETASRACPLPLKVGKSVLLAAQSGRTASLAWWDASGIPYTHAESVARIASTHGHVHVLDFWYRLKGAKMIFDCQVLVGPTKNGHDNVLEWWRQSGLRVEFKTCDIEEALEDADPVSGAEERVRKWWARNGLNLGVGTSEWMKTKVL, encoded by the coding sequence ATGGCTGTTGGTTTCCAAATGCACAGCACTGTACCTCCGAGTGGGACCAGCAACACCGAATCGAAAAGTGCAGAGGTTAGTGAGATGGACATCGATGAAGATCCGGTGGAAAAGGTGTTCGAAACCTCGAATGATGCCGGCATTTCTGCGAAAGACGCGCCAAAGCATGAAAATGTCTCGTTAGCCACCCGTCGCAAACGATTATTGATCTCAACCGACAGCGAATTCGTCGACAATGTCCTCCCCTCCTTAGTCCAGCACCCCGGAATTGAAGTCAGATTCATAACGGACGAGCCGTTTGCCCTACTTTCCGGCACCAATAAGGTCCCTCATTATATGGATACGGTGGATGGGAAAACTTTCGAAAAGGAAATTGGCGCTCGAAGGTGGCTGAAGGCAAAAGCAGCGGAACTTTGTGAATGGGCGGATCTGTTGCTCGTCGCCCCTGTTGATGCGGGGACACTGGGTTCTATGCTATCAGGCCTCACCAACACCTTGACGTTGGCATTGTTACGGGGTTGGATGTCTACGAAACCTGTCATTCTGATTCCGGGAATGACAATATCGGAATGGGAACATCCGCTGACCGAGAGACAGCTCCAGGAAGTTCATCGGTTCTGGCCTTGGATCGACCTTGTATCCCCCGTTTTATGGAAATATAACGCACCTGAAGAGCTGATACAGTTGCCGTGGAGTGGGCTGAAAGAGCTCCATGAATTGATTGAGAAAACGCTTACGCTCTCATTATCACAACCGATCCCAATTACTGTCGAAACCATTAAGTCCACGGCACCTCAAGACGATGACCCTTTAGAGAAATCGTTACCGGACAATAACTTGTCGCTTCCATCTCAAACGCCACTACTCAGATCTAATATTGCCGAGAAAAAAGACACGCCCTCGCTGCCTCTAGAATTATGGTTAAATGTATTTGAAGATCAGCTCCATGATTGGGAAATTGCCAAAGCAGTGGGCATCCCCGCGAAACTCTCCGTTCCTAAGGAATGGCAAAGCCATCTTCTGAAAATGTCAGCACCCGCTTCCTTGGAGTATACCATCCTTCGCGGTTCACTTGCCGCAATCAAGAAGCGAATCGATAGCCTGCCCCGCTGGAAACCTTTATCGGACCTGGCATGCCATCTCATTTTCAAGTTTTCACGAACCGATATTTTGTCCCACCTCACGGAAAATCATCTTGACCTCCTTTGGACGACTTCACGTCTCACCAACATTCCGTACCGTGCTTCAGCCATATACGGCAATCCCAAAATATTGACGTGGTGGCGAGACGCGCCGGCGCTCCCTAACAAAGAATATATTGCAGATTCAATGGATGGGGCTTCTCGCGCCGGCTTTATTGATGTCCTAGAGTGGTGGCGGACCTCAGGTCTTGAATTACGGTATACTGAGAGGGCGCTCGAGTCTGCCAGCGCCGAGGGCCGTGTCGATGTTCTCAACTGGTGGAAAAAGGCAGCAGAAACCGCTTCTCGTGCCTGCCCATTGCCCCTTAAGGTCGGGAAATCGGTTCTGCTCGCTGCACAGTCTGGAAGAACGGCCTCGCTTGCCTGGTGGGATGCGTCAGGCATTCCATATACACATGCCGAGTCGGTTGCGCGAATCGCTAGCACTCATGGACACGTCCATGTCCTTGATTTCTGGTATAGGTTGAAAGGCGCCAAGATGATCTTCGACTGTCAGGTGCTCGTCGGGCCAACTAAGAACGGTCATGATAACGTATTAGAATGGTGGCGTCAAAGCGGTCTCCGAGTCGAGTTCAAGACCTGTGACATCGAGGAAGCCCTTGAAGATGCAGACCCCGTGTCTGGTGCCGAAGAACGAGTTCGGAAATGGTGGGCTCGCAATGGGCTCAACCTCGGCGTCGGAACGAGCGAATGGATGAAGACGAAAGTGTTGTAA
- a CDS encoding uncharacterized protein (COG:D,P;~EggNog:ENOG410PGV0;~InterPro:IPR020846,IPR011701,IPR036259;~PFAM:PF07690,PF06609;~TransMembrane:14 (i45-70o82-101i113-132o138-158i170-193o199-224i236-255o267-286i306-333o345-365i372-394o400-426i438-456o507-526i);~go_function: GO:0022857 - transmembrane transporter activity [Evidence IEA];~go_process: GO:0055085 - transmembrane transport [Evidence IEA]) — MRFDESTPPAPAENAGREPVSEQTPLLANQPQPAVEDEEPSTKRLLLVLCSVWVGVFLAALDITVVATLTGPISSSFKSLSLLSWLATAYLISTAACQPLAGRLTDIFSRKAGLIFSNVIFAAGNIICGLAQAQWTIILGRVIAGIGGGGLTVIATFVTSDLIPLRKRGVWQGIGNICFGVGSGLGGVFGGWINDTLGWRWAFLIQVPFIVVSAILVALTVKVPVKDTQKDKLKRVDFLGAITLVITLVLLLLGLNTGGNQLPWTHPLVLTTLPLSAVALGLFVYIEASVASEPVIPVRLLLDRTVLSACLTNWFTTMNVFGLLFYVPIFFQVQGMSTTAAGARLIPQSIGISIGSLASGALMRLSGRYKMYSYVTMLLLVVASALICTLQLSTPTSLPFLYFLLSGIAYGGILTITLVALISAVDHDHHAVITSASYAFRSTGSSIGITIASSVFQNVLKTGLWSRFGDRDNAREVIGRLRDSLGEIQKAPADWIPGVVDAYMDSLRATFITLLGIAILAALVSIGMREHRLHSNLARTEE, encoded by the exons ATGCGCTTCGATGAGTCTACGCCACCTGCACCGGCGGAAAATGCTGGACGTGAACCGGTATCGGAGCAGACGCCTCTCCTGGCTaatcaaccccagccagcggtcgaggatgaggagccAAGCACAAAGCGACTGCTCTTAGTTTTGTGTAGCGTATGGGTGGGAGTCTTCCTTGCAGCACTTG ACATTACTGTTGTTGCTACTTTGACGGGACCGATATCGTCTTCGTTCAAATCCCTATCCCTGCTATCTTGGCTGGCAACGGCTTATTTGATTTCCACTGCCGCTTGCCAGCCGCTAGCCGGGCGTCTGACGGACATCTTTTCCAGGAAGGCTGGGTTGATTTTCTCTAATGTGATCTTTGCGGCGGGTAATATTATCTGCGGTCTTGCCCAAGCCCAATGGACTATTATCCTGGGACGGGTTATTGCTGGTATCGGAGGTGGGGGTCTAACTGTGATAGCCACATTTGTCACCTCAGATTTGATTCCGTTACGGAAACGCGGAGTCTGGCAGGGAATCGGCAACATTTGCTTTGGCGTCGGCAGCGGGCTAGGCGGCGTATTTGGTGGTTGGATTAACGACACGCTGGGGTGGCGGTGGGCCTTCCTGATCCAGGTTCCGTTTATTGTGGTGTCTGCTATCTTGGTGGCCTTGACCGTCAAAGTTCCTGTGAAAGACACGCAAAAGGACAAGCTCAAGCGCGTTGATTTTCTTGGTGCTATCACGCTAGTTATCACCCTTGTTCTGTTGCTTCTCGGTCTCAATACCGGAGGAAACCAATTACCATGGACACACCCTCTTGTTCTCACGACGCTTCCACTTTCTGCTGTTGCGCTGGGCTTATTCGTCTATATCGAAGCGAGCGTCGCATCCGAACCCGTTATCCCGGTCCGTCTGTTGCTTGATCGCACTGTGTTATCGGCATGTCTGACCAATTGGTTCACTACGATGAATGTTTTTGGGCTTCTTTTCTACGTTCCGATATTcttccaagtccaaggcATGTCTACTACTGCCGCTGGAGCGAGATTGATCCCTCAATCTATCGGCATCTCCATCGGGTCGCTGGCATCAGGCGCCCTCATGCGTTTAAGTGGCCGCTATAAAATGTATAGTTACGTCACTATGCTACTTCTGGTGGTTGCGTCGGCCTTGATCTGTACCTTGCAGCTCAGCACCCCAACCTCTCTCCCTTTTCTTTACTTCTTGCTATCTGGGATAGCTTACGGAGGGATTCTCACCATAACCCTAGTTGCGCTTATCTCGGCAGTGGACCATGACCATCATGCGGTTATCACTTCCGCGTCCTACGCATTCCGTAGCACTGGCAGCTCAATCGGTATCACCATTGCGTCCTCCGTCTTTCAAAACGTTCTCAAAACTGGACTCTGGTCGCGCTTCGGTGACCGTGACAATGCCCGAGAGGTGATTGGCCGCCTCCGTGACAGCCTTGGAGAGATCCAAAAAGCACCAGCAGATTGGATACCTGGTGTTGTGGATGCGTATATGGACTCGTTGCGTGCTACATTCATCACCTTGCTTGGTATTGCTATCCTTGCAGCGTTGGTCAGCATTGGCATGCGGGAACATAGGTTGCATTCGAACTTGGCGCGAACGGAGGAGTAG